In Candidatus Zixiibacteriota bacterium, a single window of DNA contains:
- the trxA gene encoding thioredoxin, which produces MSLAVTDTSFEEEVLKSDVPVLVDFWAEWCGPCKMVAPIVDEIGQEYAGRVKVAKIDVDSNSKIATQYGIMSIPSLLFFKDGKVVDQVVGVIPKKAFVERLNKILG; this is translated from the coding sequence CCAGTTTTGAGGAAGAGGTATTGAAGTCCGATGTTCCGGTTCTGGTAGATTTTTGGGCCGAATGGTGTGGACCGTGCAAAATGGTTGCACCGATAGTCGATGAGATCGGACAGGAATATGCCGGCAGGGTGAAAGTTGCGAAGATCGACGTCGATTCAAACAGCAAGATCGCTACTCAGTACGGTATCATGAGCATCCCGTCGTTGCTCTTTTTCAAAGACGGCAAAGTGGTTGATCAGGTGGTCGGAGTGATTCCGAAGAAGGCGTTCGTGGAGAGATTGAACAAGATTCTGGGATAG
- a CDS encoding CoA-binding protein, with protein MSLTNPSDGEIRRILQDSRTIAVVGLSGKEDRPSNQVASYLKRHGYRIIPVNPVEREILGEVAYPSLKDVPEKIDIVDVFRKSDSVPDIAKQAIDISAGVLWLQEGITHEESARVAREAGLTVLQDVCIKKLHAKLF; from the coding sequence ATGTCATTGACAAATCCATCGGATGGAGAAATCAGGCGAATTCTGCAGGATTCTAGGACGATCGCGGTTGTTGGTCTTTCGGGCAAGGAGGACCGGCCTTCTAATCAGGTAGCGTCTTATCTGAAACGTCACGGATACAGGATCATACCGGTTAATCCCGTTGAGAGGGAGATTCTCGGAGAGGTGGCTTACCCGAGCCTCAAGGATGTGCCGGAGAAGATCGATATCGTGGATGTCTTCCGAAAGAGCGATTCCGTGCCGGATATAGCGAAACAGGCCATAGATATTTCCGCGGGCGTGCTGTGGCTTCAAGAGGGTATAACCCATGAGGAGTCGGCAAGAGTCGCCCGGGAGGCGGGCCTGACGGTGTTGCAGGATGTCTGCATCAAGAAGCTTCACGCGAAGCTGTTCTAG